In Kitasatospora gansuensis, a genomic segment contains:
- a CDS encoding HNH endonuclease encodes MTWSTSNRRSRLPKDWPAIRARILTRDRHRCYRCGRPATEVDHKQRGDDHSDANLGAICTPCHRTKSSREGGQATRWRRPPRRRRPDERHPGLR; translated from the coding sequence ATGACCTGGTCCACGAGCAACCGCAGGTCCCGCCTGCCGAAGGACTGGCCCGCGATCCGGGCCCGCATCCTGACCCGCGACCGCCACCGCTGCTACCGGTGCGGCAGGCCCGCTACCGAGGTCGACCACAAGCAGCGCGGCGACGACCACAGCGACGCCAACCTCGGTGCGATCTGCACACCCTGCCACCGCACCAAGAGCTCGCGCGAGGGCGGCCAGGCGACCCGGTGGCGCCGCCCGCCCCGGCGCCGGCGCCCCGACGAGCGCCACCCGGGCCTGCGCTGA
- a CDS encoding VOC family protein: MSAFPTEDMELTRLLVVTDVGRSRQWYERVLGATVEREYGSACVLRLLGSWLLLVTGGGPTEDKPTVTFAAPDDPDRVSAELIFRVPDCRGAYETLRARGAEFLTPPVDRGYEVRAFFRDPDGHLFEISEVPG, from the coding sequence GTGTCGGCTTTCCCGACCGAGGACATGGAACTGACCCGGCTGCTGGTCGTCACCGACGTCGGCCGGTCGCGCCAGTGGTACGAGCGGGTGCTCGGCGCGACGGTGGAGCGCGAGTACGGGAGCGCGTGCGTGCTGAGGCTGCTGGGCAGTTGGCTGTTGCTGGTCACCGGCGGTGGGCCGACCGAGGACAAGCCGACCGTGACGTTCGCGGCTCCGGACGATCCCGACCGGGTGAGCGCTGAGTTGATCTTCCGGGTGCCCGACTGCCGTGGGGCGTACGAGACTCTGCGTGCGCGGGGTGCGGAGTTCCTCACGCCTCCGGTGGACCGGGGGTACGAGGTGCGGGCGTTCTTCCGCGATCCGGACGGTCACCTCTTCGAGATCAGCGAGGTCCCGGGCTAG
- a CDS encoding helix-turn-helix domain-containing protein codes for MDLDWVRFGGAVRDARRSAGMSQLDLAEAAGVGRSAVQGIERGRSYDAPQLSHRVVAAALGWAPTSVESVLGGGDPSRVRAPSRPGTTTAPRSEADEFLDDLTERVKLALLGGTVVDSDVVELGDEDGDEPSEVVMIWKRGERPDMTPAQRRAQARKWAKLQAAAREIFAEDAQ; via the coding sequence ATGGACTTGGACTGGGTGCGCTTCGGCGGTGCGGTGAGAGACGCGCGCCGTTCTGCCGGGATGTCGCAGCTCGACCTCGCGGAAGCTGCTGGCGTAGGCCGCAGTGCCGTGCAAGGGATCGAACGAGGCCGGTCCTACGACGCCCCCCAGCTGTCACATCGCGTGGTCGCTGCCGCGCTCGGCTGGGCGCCCACGTCCGTGGAGTCCGTTCTCGGCGGGGGGGACCCGAGTCGGGTGAGGGCACCAAGCCGGCCGGGCACAACCACGGCGCCGCGCTCGGAGGCAGACGAGTTCCTCGACGACCTGACGGAGCGAGTGAAGCTGGCCCTGCTCGGCGGGACCGTAGTCGACTCCGACGTCGTGGAGCTCGGCGACGAAGACGGCGACGAGCCGTCCGAAGTGGTGATGATCTGGAAGCGCGGCGAGCGGCCGGACATGACGCCGGCCCAGCGGCGGGCCCAAGCTCGGAAGTGGGCGAAGCTCCAGGCAGCTGCCCGCGAGATCTTCGCGGAGGATGCCCAGTAG
- a CDS encoding helix-turn-helix domain-containing protein — MTPNGSAIRSLRRARGMSLRQLSVITGYNRGYLSRVERRLAGASDHTLRGIAEALEVPVAAINREEAP, encoded by the coding sequence GTGACACCGAACGGCTCCGCAATCCGAAGCCTCCGCAGGGCTCGCGGAATGAGCCTTCGGCAGCTCTCCGTCATCACTGGCTACAACCGGGGGTACCTCTCGCGAGTCGAGCGACGCCTGGCCGGCGCCAGTGACCACACACTTCGCGGCATCGCCGAGGCACTTGAGGTGCCCGTTGCAGCCATCAACAGAGAGGAAGCGCCGTGA
- a CDS encoding tetratricopeptide repeat protein: MKGGKDRAAAFDAACKSGSLEQLAGFIPEVAVRLACSTSDAAEFLAALDIEHGVPDRTTIRSHSILSIAEPTLVEAGLPDLDPKYAWDSVVNLVAVSSRNGDARDSLDRLRISSPDGIRDRQLISINVRRRTIAREDVFRALEPERPGRGPAWRHVSNLSTRPPTPIFHGRTQELSSLVSLVSKEADEKPGIAVLGMSGIGKSELVAQYAARECEDFDVAWWVSGESWPSTVAGLTQLAAELGISGESPGASLQNLAGFLKQNRALVVIDGADASPDLIRFIPRGGHSRFLISSTDQAWSSHMPAVQLRPLSIEFSVELLEKFLPAARRRDLEAINKALSGHPLALRQAASFIAVSGMPAQQYAEMLRDRTREILTRGTPPEHIGMAAAWDITVGALKSQLPEALFFLQIMSSLSDHEFPKDLFQARVVDPSKSNRQDNNHRYPIDRESLAIGAAESCRTLVSDAGPFLDKLADPMELHDLIYALRRYSLLEVEDHGVRCHSLIQALARQSCEPGAEVLACAAASHLLYKVINFPPSDSDSWPHYAFMLPHFEAIIERLSSFEMFNFYRALFSSSISSYLGVIGLRSESLRYAELANILAEGLDFSRLEPVLYVKSVLVDALTRSDNYDAALEHATAALDVAGARSAEPLALAIVHSKKAGVLHLKGDLGLAMAELDLCDELIASDSGAENQGSVIAIRSNKANLAREMGDPRRAIGELLQCIEMSSDLGSKDALATLYCGLALSYLEAGDLQSSLESSLAALEIDGEISHDPGAARDWNNAGLAWLALGMYGDAAMAFQKSVEIYGRFNGMNSLNSLISEMNFGRALMAQGEYEDARRTLEKVLHAQESILGLTHRDVASTLVNLSSAYNFIGLHGNAVKAAKRAVSIDIYVYGENHPELIADYNNLAMALAALGQIKAASKWLGVALSIARGAYGTCDARTAKCLQNIGAMEALLGKVSSAISTLEESVSAFRDSVGLEHPEALDTLRMLNGLKES; the protein is encoded by the coding sequence ATGAAGGGAGGGAAAGACCGGGCGGCGGCTTTCGACGCTGCATGCAAGAGTGGCAGCCTCGAGCAGTTGGCTGGCTTCATCCCAGAAGTTGCAGTCAGGCTGGCGTGCTCCACATCGGACGCTGCCGAATTCCTGGCAGCGCTCGATATTGAGCATGGAGTTCCCGATCGTACTACGATCCGTTCCCATTCTATCCTTAGCATAGCCGAACCAACTCTTGTCGAGGCTGGGTTGCCGGACCTTGATCCCAAGTATGCCTGGGATTCGGTTGTAAACTTGGTGGCGGTTTCGTCACGCAATGGAGATGCCAGGGACTCCCTCGATCGGCTAAGAATTTCAAGCCCTGACGGTATCAGGGATCGCCAGTTGATATCCATCAATGTCCGACGGCGCACAATCGCAAGGGAGGATGTTTTTCGGGCTTTGGAACCTGAAAGGCCGGGACGCGGACCGGCCTGGCGGCACGTATCAAACCTGAGCACTCGACCTCCGACTCCTATATTTCATGGGCGCACTCAAGAACTCTCTTCGCTTGTTTCTCTCGTCTCAAAAGAAGCGGACGAGAAACCGGGTATTGCGGTTTTGGGGATGAGCGGAATTGGGAAAAGCGAGCTAGTTGCTCAGTATGCCGCACGAGAGTGCGAAGACTTCGACGTTGCATGGTGGGTGTCCGGTGAGTCCTGGCCGTCGACAGTCGCCGGCCTAACTCAACTGGCTGCAGAGCTCGGAATTTCAGGCGAATCGCCGGGAGCGTCCCTGCAGAACTTGGCCGGGTTCCTTAAGCAAAATCGAGCGCTCGTCGTTATCGACGGGGCAGATGCCTCGCCTGATCTCATCCGGTTTATTCCGCGAGGCGGACATTCCCGCTTCCTTATATCAAGTACAGACCAAGCCTGGTCGAGCCATATGCCTGCAGTGCAACTACGCCCATTGTCGATCGAATTTTCCGTAGAGCTTCTAGAGAAATTTCTACCGGCAGCGAGGCGCAGAGATCTTGAGGCGATCAATAAGGCGCTTAGCGGGCATCCGCTGGCTTTGCGTCAGGCGGCTAGTTTCATCGCAGTTTCGGGTATGCCGGCACAGCAGTATGCTGAGATGCTCCGTGATAGAACACGAGAAATTCTCACTCGAGGAACTCCGCCGGAACACATTGGGATGGCTGCCGCATGGGACATTACCGTGGGGGCGCTGAAGAGCCAACTTCCGGAGGCTCTTTTCTTCCTTCAGATCATGTCAAGCCTTTCAGATCACGAATTCCCTAAAGATCTGTTTCAAGCTCGAGTGGTCGATCCATCGAAGTCGAATCGGCAAGACAATAATCATAGATACCCAATCGACCGAGAAAGTCTGGCTATCGGCGCCGCCGAGAGCTGTCGCACGCTAGTCTCCGATGCGGGCCCATTTCTAGACAAGCTTGCTGATCCAATGGAGCTCCATGATCTAATTTACGCCCTCCGCAGATATTCACTTCTCGAGGTGGAAGATCACGGCGTTAGGTGCCACTCCCTGATTCAGGCACTAGCGCGACAGTCATGCGAACCAGGGGCGGAGGTTTTGGCATGCGCCGCAGCCTCACATCTCCTGTATAAGGTAATTAACTTTCCACCTTCTGATTCGGACAGCTGGCCGCATTACGCATTCATGCTGCCTCACTTTGAGGCGATCATCGAGCGGCTGTCATCCTTTGAGATGTTCAATTTCTATAGGGCTCTATTTTCGTCCTCCATATCGTCGTATCTTGGCGTCATCGGCCTCCGATCGGAAAGTCTGCGCTATGCTGAGCTTGCCAATATTTTGGCAGAGGGCTTGGATTTCAGCAGACTGGAGCCTGTCCTGTACGTCAAAAGTGTTCTCGTTGACGCCCTCACCCGGTCGGACAACTACGACGCAGCTCTGGAACATGCGACCGCGGCCCTTGATGTAGCCGGCGCAAGAAGTGCCGAACCGCTTGCTCTTGCGATTGTTCACAGCAAAAAGGCTGGAGTGCTTCATCTCAAGGGGGATCTCGGGTTGGCCATGGCGGAGCTAGATTTGTGCGATGAACTTATCGCCAGTGACTCTGGCGCAGAGAATCAGGGCTCTGTAATTGCTATCCGATCTAACAAGGCAAATTTGGCTCGAGAAATGGGCGACCCTCGCCGTGCTATTGGCGAGCTTCTGCAGTGCATCGAGATGTCTTCAGACCTCGGATCAAAGGATGCGCTGGCTACGCTGTATTGCGGTCTCGCCTTGTCATATCTCGAAGCAGGCGACCTTCAGTCATCCCTGGAGTCATCCCTTGCCGCACTGGAAATCGATGGTGAGATATCCCATGACCCCGGAGCTGCTCGAGATTGGAATAATGCAGGCCTGGCTTGGCTCGCGTTGGGCATGTATGGCGATGCAGCCATGGCATTCCAAAAGTCAGTTGAAATCTACGGGCGCTTCAATGGCATGAATTCCCTAAATTCCCTCATTTCGGAAATGAATTTCGGGCGGGCGCTCATGGCCCAGGGGGAGTATGAGGATGCTCGCAGGACTCTAGAGAAGGTTCTCCATGCTCAGGAGTCCATTCTTGGGTTGACTCACCGGGATGTGGCGTCTACTCTCGTGAATCTTTCCAGTGCCTACAACTTCATCGGGCTCCACGGCAATGCAGTAAAGGCCGCCAAGCGGGCAGTATCAATCGATATATATGTTTATGGTGAGAATCATCCCGAGCTGATTGCAGACTACAACAATCTCGCTATGGCGTTGGCTGCCCTTGGCCAGATCAAGGCTGCTTCAAAGTGGCTGGGCGTCGCACTTTCAATTGCCAGGGGCGCCTATGGAACCTGTGACGCTCGTACTGCAAAATGCTTGCAGAATATCGGCGCCATGGAGGCTCTTTTGGGTAAGGTCTCGTCCGCTATATCGACTCTGGAAGAGTCGGTATCTGCTTTTCGTGATTCTGTCGGGCTAGAGCATCCTGAAGCCCTGGATACTCTGCGGATGCTTAATGGCTTGAAGGAATCGTAG
- a CDS encoding transposase family protein: MVGTAARALIVSERRITGLSQVVIADLVAELGPVWQARRDAELCDRPRRRAVGAGAKYKLVFVDRLLATLVHLRHGITHDVLACWFGVDRSTITRAIGEIRPLLAGRGCRIAPGLRLRTLADVIAHLGATGQTGIIDATEIRVRRPAAHRRGRNRFVSGKSRTNAMKALVVTDDRGRLLFCGEVRAGSVADITQARDAGLVDLLADTVHLEILADAGYQGLAAQTYGQVVTPPRKRRGKNLEQVQWLMAHHEQARFEHSSRRIPVEHGIAHLKNWRALARHHGHRHHLPDTIRAVAGLLSDQQATHKRKLAALPTGQSR; the protein is encoded by the coding sequence GTGGTGGGGACTGCGGCACGTGCGTTGATCGTCTCGGAGCGTCGGATCACCGGCCTGTCGCAGGTGGTGATCGCTGACCTGGTAGCCGAGTTGGGCCCGGTGTGGCAGGCCCGGCGTGACGCCGAGTTGTGCGACCGGCCGCGGCGGCGGGCCGTCGGCGCCGGAGCGAAGTACAAGCTGGTCTTCGTCGACCGGCTCCTGGCCACGCTCGTCCACCTGCGACACGGCATCACCCACGACGTTCTGGCCTGCTGGTTCGGCGTGGACCGCTCCACGATCACCCGCGCGATCGGCGAGATCCGGCCCCTGCTCGCCGGCCGCGGCTGCCGCATCGCACCGGGCCTGCGGCTTCGCACCCTCGCCGACGTGATCGCCCACCTCGGCGCCACCGGGCAGACCGGGATCATCGACGCCACCGAGATCCGGGTCCGCCGACCGGCCGCCCACCGACGCGGCCGCAACCGCTTCGTCTCGGGCAAGAGCCGCACGAACGCGATGAAGGCGCTGGTGGTCACCGATGATCGCGGCAGGCTGCTGTTCTGCGGCGAGGTCCGGGCCGGCTCGGTTGCCGACATCACCCAGGCCCGCGACGCCGGCCTGGTCGACCTGCTCGCCGACACGGTTCACCTGGAGATCCTCGCGGACGCCGGCTACCAGGGACTGGCCGCCCAGACCTACGGCCAGGTCGTCACCCCGCCCCGAAAACGCCGTGGCAAGAACCTCGAGCAGGTCCAGTGGCTGATGGCCCATCACGAACAGGCCCGCTTCGAACACTCCTCACGCCGCATCCCGGTCGAGCACGGAATCGCCCACCTGAAGAACTGGCGCGCCCTCGCCCGCCATCACGGCCACCGCCACCACCTGCCGGACACCATCCGAGCAGTAGCCGGACTCCTGTCAGACCAACAAGCCACCCACAAAAGGAAGTTGGCAGCCCTACCGACAGGCCAAAGCAGGTGA
- a CDS encoding trans-aconitate 2-methyltransferase, which produces MSVPVWDPEQYLRFADERTRPLRDLLARVPNELATTIVDIGCGPGNSTAVLRARWPAARITGIDNSAEMLAIARTEGEPTADYLLADARDYDPAPAAPDLIVSNAALQWIQLDGGGHLSLLPRWIAALPRGGVLAFQVPGNFDSPSHTLLAELRRSPRWRTTLGDRATRAGVHEPGEYLQALADAGCAADVWETTYSTLLTGEDPVLEWVKGTALRPVLTLLTDPAERAAFLAEYGALLREAYPAGAHGTVFPFRRIFAVAVKED; this is translated from the coding sequence ATGTCCGTACCCGTCTGGGACCCCGAGCAGTACCTGCGCTTCGCCGACGAACGCACCCGCCCGCTACGTGATCTGCTGGCCCGCGTACCGAACGAGCTAGCCACCACGATCGTCGACATCGGCTGCGGCCCCGGCAACTCCACCGCGGTACTGCGCGCGCGCTGGCCCGCCGCGCGGATCACCGGCATCGACAACTCCGCCGAGATGCTCGCCATCGCCCGCACCGAGGGCGAGCCCACCGCGGACTACCTGCTCGCCGACGCCCGCGACTACGACCCGGCACCGGCCGCCCCCGACCTGATCGTCTCCAACGCCGCCCTGCAGTGGATCCAGCTCGACGGCGGCGGCCACCTGAGCCTGCTCCCGCGCTGGATCGCGGCCCTGCCGCGCGGCGGAGTGCTCGCCTTTCAGGTGCCCGGCAACTTCGACTCCCCCAGCCACACCCTGCTCGCCGAACTCCGCCGCAGCCCCCGCTGGCGCACCACCCTCGGGGACCGGGCCACCCGCGCAGGCGTCCACGAGCCCGGCGAGTACCTCCAGGCCCTCGCCGACGCCGGCTGCGCCGCCGACGTCTGGGAGACCACGTACTCCACCCTGCTCACGGGCGAGGACCCCGTCCTGGAGTGGGTCAAAGGCACCGCGCTCCGGCCCGTCCTCACCCTGCTCACCGACCCTGCCGAACGGGCCGCCTTCCTCGCCGAGTACGGCGCCCTGCTGCGCGAGGCCTACCCGGCCGGGGCGCACGGCACGGTCTTTCCGTTCCGCCGGATCTTCGCGGTGGCGGTGAAGGAGGACTGA
- a CDS encoding DUF7848 domain-containing protein: MGLTRRYRHMNWTATPDLEPDAPPTLHLFQCNGENEQGILCGQQSAAGEDFEAARGWSFQHLQTNPDHRSYSHVLSRPWRMLPEIEPGPEPIVPLSDTAHG, from the coding sequence ATGGGCCTCACCCGCCGGTACCGGCACATGAACTGGACCGCCACCCCCGACCTCGAGCCGGACGCCCCGCCCACCCTGCACCTCTTCCAGTGCAACGGCGAGAACGAGCAGGGCATCCTCTGCGGCCAGCAGTCCGCCGCCGGCGAGGACTTCGAGGCCGCCCGCGGCTGGTCGTTCCAGCACCTCCAGACGAACCCGGACCACCGTAGCTACAGCCACGTGCTGTCCCGGCCGTGGCGGATGCTCCCCGAGATCGAGCCCGGCCCGGAGCCGATCGTCCCGCTGTCGGATACGGCCCATGGCTGA
- a CDS encoding phage terminase small subunit produces the protein MIAVAGIGPAPKDPASRARRNKGPTPQTVLRFQHAEAPELPDFRINAGGDDGLVEFVWPERTREWWDTWVASPQAEHFASTDWEFLLDTALIHAKVWNGDTAAAPELRLRVAKFGATMEDRARLRMAFAQADEADDGKGSSGAAAARERYARLRVLKPGEPGPPTATEVPPGG, from the coding sequence GTGATTGCTGTGGCCGGCATCGGCCCCGCCCCGAAGGACCCCGCCTCCCGCGCCCGCCGCAACAAGGGCCCCACCCCGCAGACCGTCCTGCGGTTCCAGCACGCCGAAGCCCCCGAGCTGCCCGACTTCCGGATCAACGCCGGCGGCGACGACGGCCTGGTCGAGTTCGTCTGGCCCGAGCGCACCCGCGAGTGGTGGGACACCTGGGTCGCTTCCCCGCAGGCCGAGCACTTCGCCAGCACTGACTGGGAGTTCCTCCTCGACACCGCCTTGATCCATGCCAAGGTGTGGAACGGCGACACCGCCGCAGCCCCCGAACTCCGGCTCCGGGTCGCCAAGTTCGGCGCCACGATGGAAGACAGGGCCCGCCTGCGGATGGCGTTCGCCCAGGCGGACGAGGCCGACGACGGCAAGGGCTCCTCGGGAGCGGCCGCGGCCCGCGAGCGGTACGCCAGGCTCCGCGTGCTCAAGCCCGGCGAGCCGGGCCCGCCGACCGCGACGGAGGTTCCTCCCGGGGGGTGA
- a CDS encoding pseudouridine-5'-phosphate glycosidase has protein sequence MTEPALRLSDEVRDALVSRRTPVVALESTIIAHGLPRPRNLLVARELEEIVRAAGAVPATIAVLDGVPHIGLGKSELERVANDPDLRKFGFRDLPPALATGASGATTVSGTAFLAARAGIRVFATGGLGGVHREWVTTQDESADLGLLARTRITVVCAGVKSILDVPATLERLETLGVAVLGYRTAEFPGFYLSSSGQPVDWTVRDASEVAGVMRAQDALGGLNSALVVANPVPEAEQLDPRLHDRVLAEALAAADRAGVTGQATTPFLLAYLTEHTEGASLEANLAAVRGNVRLAAEIAARWVEPVE, from the coding sequence ATGACGGAACCTGCACTGCGCCTCTCCGACGAGGTCCGTGACGCGCTCGTGAGCCGCCGGACGCCCGTGGTCGCGCTGGAGTCGACGATCATCGCGCACGGCCTCCCCAGGCCGCGGAACCTGCTGGTGGCAAGGGAGTTGGAGGAGATCGTCCGCGCGGCGGGCGCCGTCCCGGCGACCATCGCCGTACTGGACGGCGTGCCGCACATCGGGCTCGGCAAGAGCGAGTTGGAGCGGGTCGCGAACGATCCCGACCTGCGCAAGTTCGGCTTCCGGGATCTCCCGCCGGCCCTGGCGACCGGTGCGAGCGGGGCGACCACGGTGTCGGGGACGGCGTTCCTGGCCGCGCGGGCCGGGATCCGGGTCTTCGCCACCGGCGGGCTCGGCGGGGTGCACCGGGAGTGGGTGACCACCCAGGACGAGTCGGCCGACCTCGGGCTGCTCGCCCGGACCAGGATCACCGTGGTGTGTGCGGGGGTGAAGTCGATCCTGGACGTGCCGGCCACCCTGGAGCGGCTGGAGACACTGGGGGTTGCGGTGCTCGGGTACCGGACGGCGGAGTTCCCGGGGTTCTACCTGTCGAGCTCGGGGCAGCCGGTGGACTGGACCGTACGGGACGCGTCCGAGGTCGCGGGTGTGATGCGGGCTCAGGACGCGCTCGGGGGACTCAACTCGGCGTTGGTGGTGGCCAATCCGGTACCGGAGGCCGAGCAGCTCGACCCCCGGCTGCACGACCGGGTGCTCGCCGAAGCGCTCGCGGCGGCCGACCGTGCGGGTGTCACCGGACAGGCCACCACGCCCTTCCTGCTGGCCTACCTCACCGAGCACACCGAGGGCGCCTCGCTGGAGGCCAACTTGGCCGCCGTACGCGGCAACGTCCGGCTCGCCGCCGAGATCGCCGCCCGCTGGGTGGAGCCGGTGGAGTGA
- a CDS encoding DUF3303 domain-containing protein: protein MRVMLRARLDTQASNEAIKDGTLAKIVESMIERLKPEAAYFGPGEGGRHCTFVFDMQDSSQLPSIAEPLFQELGAEFEVQPVMTAEDLKKGLAAWQAQS, encoded by the coding sequence ATGAGGGTCATGCTGAGAGCCCGCCTCGACACCCAGGCCTCGAACGAGGCGATCAAGGACGGCACACTGGCGAAGATCGTGGAATCGATGATCGAACGGCTCAAGCCCGAAGCGGCCTACTTCGGCCCCGGGGAAGGCGGCAGGCACTGCACCTTCGTCTTCGACATGCAGGACAGCTCTCAGCTCCCCAGCATCGCGGAACCGCTCTTCCAGGAGCTCGGCGCGGAGTTCGAGGTTCAGCCGGTGATGACTGCCGAAGACCTGAAGAAGGGCCTTGCGGCTTGGCAGGCGCAGAGCTGA
- a CDS encoding helix-turn-helix domain-containing protein: MTELAEPPVLTAADRLRLYTPEEVIGMKLLAHSVRTLKDLAYAREIPHTRSAGKVMFRLDHILKIQLAGDVDPATRGQRHAA, translated from the coding sequence GTGACCGAGCTCGCCGAGCCCCCGGTTCTTACTGCCGCCGACCGGCTCCGGCTCTACACGCCGGAGGAGGTGATCGGGATGAAGCTCCTCGCGCACAGCGTCCGGACCCTGAAGGACCTCGCCTACGCCAGGGAGATCCCGCACACGAGGAGTGCCGGGAAGGTCATGTTCCGTCTCGACCACATCTTGAAAATCCAGCTGGCCGGTGACGTCGACCCGGCCACGCGCGGCCAGCGTCACGCCGCCTGA
- a CDS encoding YoaK family protein has product MTGTAAQQAERLALLVLSAASGAVDTFTFLCLGKVFAGVMTGNLVLIGVSVATSDGTQAIRALAALAGYCAGVATAALIADRLPRRTVLAGEAVLLTLSATCWALATDRSGTLLWALLVTNALAMGLQARTWGTPTTYFTGTLTGLAGQFGLGTEERWAAGRLAAVVAGALLVAALLRWHTSAAGLAPVALVILAMAVARGPTDGAT; this is encoded by the coding sequence ATGACCGGGACCGCCGCCCAGCAGGCGGAACGGTTGGCGCTGCTCGTCCTCTCAGCCGCGTCCGGGGCCGTGGACACCTTCACCTTCCTCTGCCTGGGCAAGGTCTTCGCGGGCGTGATGACCGGCAACCTGGTGCTGATCGGGGTGTCCGTCGCGACGTCCGACGGCACCCAGGCGATCCGGGCCTTGGCCGCCCTGGCCGGCTACTGCGCCGGGGTGGCCACCGCCGCCCTGATCGCCGACCGCCTCCCTCGCCGGACCGTACTCGCCGGGGAGGCCGTGCTGCTGACCCTCTCGGCGACCTGCTGGGCGCTGGCCACCGACCGCTCCGGCACCCTGCTGTGGGCCCTACTCGTCACCAACGCCCTGGCGATGGGCCTGCAGGCCCGCACCTGGGGCACCCCGACCACCTACTTCACCGGCACCCTCACCGGCCTGGCCGGTCAGTTCGGGCTGGGCACCGAAGAACGCTGGGCAGCGGGCCGGCTCGCCGCCGTGGTCGCCGGGGCACTGCTGGTGGCCGCCCTGCTGCGCTGGCACACCTCGGCGGCGGGGCTGGCCCCGGTGGCGCTGGTGATCCTGGCCATGGCTGTGGCCCGTGGACCGACCGACGGTGCAACGTGA
- a CDS encoding DUF7878 domain-containing protein, translating into MELVFRNLAAADLPRRGLSPESAPVYVLLLDIEADLTISDTGQVVWAEKLFPVAELACELMDWLRTPDGERGDFAFDSMTYDEPGAVLITRSEQGWQVGSVFAADTWTSPMAWDRLVTDLVQFVDEVRHGVAAIGINPDFIPEP; encoded by the coding sequence ATGGAGCTCGTCTTTCGGAACCTTGCCGCAGCGGACCTGCCTCGTCGGGGGCTCTCCCCGGAGTCGGCGCCCGTATATGTGCTCCTTCTGGATATCGAGGCGGATCTGACCATCAGCGACACAGGCCAAGTGGTCTGGGCGGAGAAGCTGTTCCCCGTAGCTGAGCTGGCCTGCGAACTCATGGACTGGCTCCGCACCCCGGACGGCGAGCGGGGAGACTTCGCGTTCGACTCGATGACGTACGACGAGCCGGGGGCGGTCCTCATCACGAGGTCCGAGCAAGGGTGGCAGGTCGGGTCTGTGTTCGCCGCAGATACCTGGACCTCACCCATGGCCTGGGATCGTCTCGTGACGGATCTTGTCCAGTTCGTGGACGAGGTCCGTCACGGAGTGGCGGCGATCGGGATCAATCCCGACTTCATCCCCGAACCCTGA
- a CDS encoding HAD family hydrolase, translating into MTIRAVVFDVGECLVDETREYGTWADWLGVPRHTFVSAFGATIARGLDYRETFQIFQPGFDLYEQREARAAAGKPEWFGEDDVYPDVRTAFARLRADGLWLAIAGNQTVRAGGLLRELFTGDVDLIGTSDDWGASKPDPLFFERVAEVVPAAPDEILYVGDRLDNDVLPALEAGMRTALIRRGPWGWIQQHDPATDRSTFRIDSLAELPELIAKFNAAEN; encoded by the coding sequence ATGACGATCAGAGCTGTGGTGTTCGATGTCGGCGAATGCCTCGTGGACGAGACCCGCGAGTACGGCACCTGGGCCGACTGGCTCGGCGTGCCGCGGCACACCTTCGTCTCCGCCTTCGGTGCGACCATCGCGCGCGGTCTCGACTATCGCGAGACCTTCCAGATCTTCCAGCCCGGCTTCGATCTCTACGAGCAGCGCGAGGCCCGCGCGGCCGCAGGCAAGCCGGAGTGGTTCGGTGAGGACGACGTCTACCCCGACGTGCGCACCGCGTTCGCTCGGCTCCGCGCCGATGGTCTGTGGCTCGCCATCGCGGGCAACCAGACCGTCCGCGCCGGCGGCCTGCTGCGCGAGCTCTTCACCGGCGACGTCGACCTGATCGGTACCTCGGACGACTGGGGCGCCAGCAAGCCGGACCCGCTGTTCTTCGAGCGGGTCGCCGAGGTCGTCCCGGCCGCCCCGGACGAGATCCTCTATGTCGGCGACCGCCTCGACAACGACGTGCTCCCCGCGCTCGAAGCCGGAATGCGCACCGCGCTGATCCGGCGCGGACCGTGGGGCTGGATCCAGCAGCACGACCCGGCCACCGACCGGTCGACGTTCCGCATCGACTCGCTCGCCGAACTACCCGAGCTGATCGCCAAGTTCAACGCTGCAGAGAACTGA